TGCGCAATTGTGGGCGCTTCTACGATTGCAATTAGGCCTCTACAGGACTTTCAGGCAAAAATAGGGGGTGGGCGATTCGacgataattatatgtacgtaacataattatataccttcatGAAAATTGAATAGGCTTTCTAACTGAGTATTCTGTACTCTGATTATGAAGATTATGAACGTACATTTCAAACAATAAATGAGCCGTCTGGTAACAGACAAAAATCGTAGTAAAGAGAAGCCTTTCCCTGAAGGAAAAGGAATCAACTACACTGTACGTACTTAGCGAGTGAGATCATAGCTCTCAGAAATAAACACAAAAACCATACACACATGAGTATGTGCTATTAATGAACAGAAAGTGTCCTGGGTATGTACGTATATGCGGAAACGTTCATTGATGGcattaactacatgtatagtgaaaCACGAGTACATCCCACACATTCCACAGGCAGCTTTAAGACACAAGCAGTTAACGACGGATAGATCAGCTAGTATAAACGTACGGAATGTAAAGCTTGTTAACGATAATGCCAATGCTGCTATGAGTACTCTGAAAGGAATCTCCCCACATAATGATCAGAAAGTGCATGTCCTGAGTGTGTATGCAGAAACGTTCATTGATGGCATCAACTATAATAGTGAAAAACGAGTATGCACATCCCACACATTCCACATATGCACACTATAATAGCAGCTTTAAGACACAAGCAGTTAACGACGAATAGATCAGCTAGTTGAAACGTACGGAGTGTAAAGCTTGTTAACGATGGCAGAGTCCGTAATTACTAATGACAATGCTGCGTATGCTGCTAGGGAAACTCAACGCAATGCGTATTCGAATGTTGAACACACTACGTTTGCAATCAACCAGAATAATGCTTATATTACTGTTAACAGACAAGAAGAGAACGAGTACTCTGAAGTGCAGAAGAATCCGTTTGAGTGCAGTGTGAACACAGCCTACGACACTAACAGAACAGAGGGAACTGGCATGTATGCTCTACCGAACTTGCAAGAGAACAGAGATGTGACTGACTGCTGGGGCCAGACGGAGACAGGTAGCTGTCTACGAGATGCCTGACCTAAAGAGAAATTCCGAAGATAAACTAACCCTAAAGAGGCCATCTAAATGTGACGAGAAAACAGATGAGAAGCAAATGAATTGCTGTTGTGGTGTTTTTCTAGCTCTAGTGATTGGTGTCTTCGCTCTCATGGTGGCTGCAGCAGCAATCAGCTACTCTGTGATACAGATCTTAGAATTGCAGGCTCAGCTAAACAACGATAACAAAGCACTTCAAATGTTGCAAGTTCAACTAGAAACTTCTAACCAACAGATTCAAATCTTGGAAACAAAGCTAAACAGTTCTCTCAAACAGACCGGAATTGAAGTCATGGGATTACCATCACAGCTAGAAGAATTTATGACACAACTTGGGATGCTACAGAGCCAATTTGATGCTTTTGGTTCTACAGAACAGCCAAATAATGACCTACAAGATCAAGTGAACACTGCTAACCAACAGCTTCAGACACTGCAAGTATTTCAAACTCAACAAGAAAACATTTCACAGGCGTTGCTTAGTGACATCGATACCTTGCAGTCAAACGTACAGACTCTAAAGTTGTTTTATCCTGGTATTACTATGGATAATCCAGCTAGCTCTTGCGGTGATAACGGACCTTCTGGAATGTACTGGATTCAAACTAGCAGTACTAGCTCTCCTGTTCAGGTCTACTGTGACATGAATCGAACAAGCTGTAGTTGCAGCTCTACAGGCGGATGGTTGCGGATAGCCAACCTTGACATGACTGACCCCAACCAGAACTGTCCGAATGAATTAAATTTCTTTGGCCAGGGAAATCCACGAACAATACGTACTTGTGGTAGGCCTGGAAATACACTAGGTTGTGTGTCTACCACTTATTCAACATATGGTGTGGAGTACTCCCAAGTATGTGGTCGAATCATAGCCTATCAACTTGATACAACGGATGGCTTTCAACCCTATCAGAGCAATAATTCGCTAACGATAGACTCAAGTTACGTTGACGGTGTTAGTTTGACGTACGGACAATCACCCCGGCAACACATATGGACGTTTGCTTCAGCTTTCAATGAAGGAGCAATGGACGCGTTGATATGTCCCTGCATTCGATCTAATTTTACAGGCACTGTTCCTCCCTTTATTAATCAAGACTACTTTTGTGACACAGCCGGTGGTGAGGGGATTAATCGATTCAATTCCTTTGATCCGCTATGGGACGCAATGGGGTGTGGGGGTGAAAGCACTTGCTGTGAGTTCAACAATCCACCGTGGTTCTGCAGGCAACTCCCTCAGCCAACCACAGAAGATATCGAGCTGAGGATTTGTGGAAGTGAGACTACTGGTAGTGAAGACACACCTCTCGAGCAAGTGGAACTCTATGTACGCTAATTGCTACAGTGCATGTAAGTACCGCTATAGTCAATACTGAACGTAAATATATAGATCTCAATGTCAGTTGTATAACTTCCATTAGTCGAATATTGTACGTATTTCATGACTGCAGTATTTTATTATCATttttatacattattatacaatttAATGCGCTGATTTATCCTAATCTTTTTATTTTTATGTAGCAACATAATTGTTTGCATCCTCAAGGAATTAATATGACATCTCAATCAGCGAGAGAAGAAACATAAGATGGCATGAAACTAACTACAGTAGCAAAACGTTCCCGTACCGTTCCCGTAGTACGTTAACAAGCATATCGTTTTAGCAACGTTTCACTGTACCGTTTTTCGCATGTGGAAGTATGGCGTTGTAATGGGAACTGCCCAAAGAAACACTCAAGTACCTCAGGCAGCAGTTAAAAAATATGAAGGTATTCATAATTGACGAGGTGTACGTATT
The Halichondria panicea chromosome 14, odHalPani1.1, whole genome shotgun sequence DNA segment above includes these coding regions:
- the LOC135347912 gene encoding uncharacterized protein LOC135347912; protein product: MPDLKRNSEDKLTLKRPSKCDEKTDEKQMNCCCGVFLALVIGVFALMVAAAAISYSVIQILELQAQLNNDNKALQMLQVQLETSNQQIQILETKLNSSLKQTGIEVMGLPSQLEEFMTQLGMLQSQFDAFGSTEQPNNDLQDQVNTANQQLQTLQVFQTQQENISQALLSDIDTLQSNVQTLKLFYPGITMDNPASSCGDNGPSGMYWIQTSSTSSPVQVYCDMNRTSCSCSSTGGWLRIANLDMTDPNQNCPNELNFFGQGNPRTIRTCGRPGNTLGCVSTTYSTYGVEYSQVCGRIIAYQLDTTDGFQPYQSNNSLTIDSSYVDGVSLTYGQSPRQHIWTFASAFNEGAMDALICPCIRSNFTGTVPPFINQDYFCDTAGGEGINRFNSFDPLWDAMGCGGESTCCEFNNPPWFCRQLPQPTTEDIELRICGSETTGSEDTPLEQVELYVR